The Diaphorobacter ruginosibacter genome contains a region encoding:
- a CDS encoding ABC transporter permease — protein sequence MQELMDTLASMPFWIAVLRVATPLILGTLGVLMCERAGVLNLGIEGIMVAGAFVGWFTVYSGHGLWAGVLAAMLAGGLLGLLHALLTVGLALSQHVCGLGITMLATALSYYAYRVKFPKVDTPPTIEPFAAMDWLPIPVLNAQTPLTLVALLLVPVLYWMLMRTPLGLAIRMVGESPQAAESQGINVVWVRTGAIVLGSAIMGLAGAFLTLSAFNAFFFNMINGRGWICVALVVFASWRPGKALLGALLFAFFDALQLRLQQGASGGLVPYQVYLMLPYVLSILALVVMARRASYPQALMKPYRKGER from the coding sequence ATGCAGGAGCTCATGGATACATTGGCCAGCATGCCGTTCTGGATCGCCGTGCTGCGCGTGGCCACGCCGCTGATCCTCGGCACGCTCGGCGTGCTGATGTGCGAGCGGGCGGGCGTGCTCAACCTGGGCATCGAGGGCATCATGGTCGCAGGCGCGTTCGTGGGCTGGTTCACCGTCTACAGCGGCCACGGCCTGTGGGCGGGCGTGCTCGCCGCCATGCTGGCGGGCGGCCTGCTGGGCCTGCTGCATGCGCTGCTCACCGTGGGGCTCGCGCTGTCGCAGCATGTGTGCGGGCTGGGCATCACCATGCTCGCCACCGCGCTGTCGTATTACGCATACCGGGTGAAGTTCCCGAAGGTCGACACGCCGCCCACCATCGAGCCGTTCGCCGCCATGGACTGGCTGCCGATCCCGGTGCTGAACGCGCAGACGCCGTTGACACTGGTCGCGCTGCTGCTCGTGCCGGTACTCTATTGGATGCTGATGCGCACGCCGCTGGGCCTCGCGATCCGCATGGTGGGCGAGAGCCCCCAGGCCGCCGAGAGCCAGGGCATCAACGTGGTGTGGGTGCGCACCGGCGCCATCGTGCTGGGATCGGCCATCATGGGCCTGGCGGGTGCGTTCCTCACGCTGTCCGCCTTCAACGCGTTCTTCTTCAACATGATCAACGGACGCGGCTGGATCTGCGTGGCCCTCGTGGTGTTTGCATCGTGGCGTCCCGGCAAGGCCTTGCTCGGTGCGCTGCTGTTTGCCTTCTTCGATGCGCTCCAGCTGCGGCTGCAGCAGGGCGCAAGCGGCGGCCTCGTGCCGTATCAGGTCTACCTGATGCTGCCCTATGTGCTGTCGATCCTGGCGCTGGTGGTGATGGCGCGCCGCGCCAGCTATCCGCAGGCGCTGATGAAACCGTATCGCAAGGGAGAGCGTTGA
- a CDS encoding ABC transporter permease, giving the protein MRLEKRQALSRSALLMAPLCALAATLLVAALLVMWAGKPVGQTFTLLIQGGFGSKFAWSETLTRAIPLILTGLAVAVAFRARLFNIGAEGQLYAGALAAVAVGGMHGGTGFDLPMPLLFVLMMLAAALAGALMLLGPALLKARLGVDEVVTTLLLNFIVALAVSALLDGPMKDPMALGWPQTVALQSDLELSRLLEGTRLHTGLLWGIALAVMLWLLLERTVLGFDIRATGANPKAAKFAGVSTLRTIVMTALISGGVAGLAGAVEVAGRASYVTLDLSPGFGYTGIVIAMLAGLRPLGVLASAILVAGIQVGADSMSRTVGVPTYIADVIVAAALIAVLIASLMTQYRIQWRAR; this is encoded by the coding sequence ATGAGATTGGAAAAAAGACAGGCGCTGTCGCGTTCAGCGCTGCTGATGGCGCCGCTGTGCGCACTCGCCGCGACCCTGCTGGTTGCCGCGCTGCTGGTGATGTGGGCGGGCAAGCCCGTCGGGCAGACCTTCACGCTGCTGATCCAGGGCGGCTTCGGTTCGAAGTTCGCGTGGAGCGAGACGCTGACGCGTGCCATCCCGCTGATCCTCACGGGCCTTGCCGTCGCGGTGGCGTTTCGTGCGCGGCTCTTCAACATCGGTGCGGAGGGCCAGCTGTATGCGGGCGCCCTGGCCGCGGTGGCGGTGGGCGGCATGCACGGCGGCACGGGCTTCGATCTGCCGATGCCGCTGCTGTTCGTGCTGATGATGCTGGCCGCGGCCCTCGCGGGTGCGCTCATGCTGCTCGGCCCGGCCCTGCTCAAGGCACGCCTGGGCGTGGACGAGGTGGTCACCACCCTGCTGCTGAACTTCATCGTCGCGCTCGCGGTGTCGGCGCTGCTGGACGGTCCGATGAAGGATCCGATGGCGCTCGGCTGGCCGCAGACCGTGGCGCTGCAGTCGGACCTGGAACTCTCCCGGTTGCTCGAGGGCACGCGCCTGCACACCGGCCTGCTGTGGGGCATCGCGCTGGCCGTGATGCTGTGGTTGCTGCTCGAACGCACCGTTCTCGGCTTCGACATCCGTGCAACGGGCGCCAACCCGAAGGCTGCGAAGTTCGCGGGAGTGAGCACGCTGCGCACCATCGTCATGACGGCGCTGATCTCGGGCGGTGTCGCCGGCCTCGCGGGGGCGGTCGAAGTCGCCGGGCGCGCAAGCTACGTCACGCTCGACCTGTCGCCGGGCTTTGGCTACACCGGCATCGTGATCGCCATGCTGGCGGGCCTGCGGCCGCTCGGCGTGCTGGCCTCCGCCATCCTGGTGGCCGGCATCCAGGTCGGCGCGGACAGCATGAGCCGCACCGTGGGCGTGCCGACCTACATCGCCGACGTGATCGTCGCGGCCGCGCTCATCGCGGTGCTGATCGCATCGCTGATGACGCAATACCGCATTCAGTGGAGGGCCCGCTGA